Part of the Rhizoctonia solani chromosome 2, complete sequence genome is shown below.
GCGAACGGCCACTCACTGCCGATGTGATCTTCCCGTGCATCGCGCTTTTCAACTTGTTGCAGTTCCCTCTTGCTATGGTAAATCATTAATTGTATACTGCTTCAAATGAGGCTGACGCGGGCTTTAGTTTGCAAGCATCACTAGCCAACTTGTGGAAGCCGCCGTCGCAGTCACTCGTATCCGGAAGTTCCTTTTATCAGAAGAGCTACAGAATGATGCCAGGATCGTTGATCTCAGAGAGGTTGCCGAGGGTGATACGGTAAGTTTGGACGTGGCTCTTCATGGGTTGTCGCGCTCACCTATTTTGGCCCTTGATAGGTCTTGGAAGTCAAGGGGGCGGATTTCAAGTGGTCGAGAACGGCAGAGGTGCCCACTTTGGAGCAAATCGACTTGACTGTGCGCAAAGGGGAGTTGATCGGTGTGTTGGGCCGAGTCGGGTCCGGCAAGGTACGCACAAATCTTGGAGGTTCCATTTCGGGATATTGATTAGTCTTAAAGACCAGTTTGTTGTCCGCTGTCGTGGGCGAAATGATTCGTGAGGATGGAGTTGTCAAGATCAATGGAAGGATTGCGTATGCTCCTCAGAATCCTTGGTACGCCGGACTCTTGATGATGGAGGTTTATTTGCTAATACCTTGCACGTAGGATAATGAACGCTACGATTCGGGAAAATATCCTGTTCTCGCACCGCTATGACGAAGAATTTTATAACCTGGTCTTGGATGGTATGTCTTTTATTGGTGTCTCGGTTAATGTCGCTAATTATCCCCTGTTTAGCCTGCGCCCTGCGTCCCGATCTCGCGCTCTTCAACGACGGAGATTTGACCGAAGTCGGTGAAAAAGGCATTACGCTCAGTGGAGGACAACGTGCTCGTATTTCGCTCGCTCGAACCGTTTATGCTCGGTACGCATCTTTCTGGTAATTGTGAATCCTTTGTGACATTTTTCTGCTTCTCAGTGCGGACCTGTATCTCCTGGATGACCCTTTGGCTGCGGTTGACGCCCATGTTGCTCGTCACGTATTTGACCGGGTCATTGGACCGAATGGGCTCTTGGCCGGCAAAGCTCGCCTCCATGTCACTAACAGTGTCGCGTATCTCGACCAGGTCAGTTTGCACCGAAGTTTGTGCCTACTTTTGCTAATATTTCAACCAGCACGACTCTATCATGATGATCCGTCGAGGAATTATCTTGGAGACGGGAACCTACACTGAAATCGTCGCAGACCCCAGCAAGGAACTTGCCAAATTGATGTGCGTATAGTCAACTGGCTCTCCGGTTCTTTTCTGACCGGTATTCCAGTGCCAACCACAAGAAAGGAAACAGCAGTGCTGGCGCGAGTCGTGCCCAGTCTGGCACAGCCACACCTGTCAACCCTCCTGACGAGCTCCAACAAAGTACTAGCGCATCTGGTACCACCCTCGCGGCTTCAATTCCCACTCCCACCAAGGAAAAGGCATTTGCTAAATCGCAAAGACGACCTTCGGTATTATCCATTCGTTCCCAGCAGAGATTACGCGCACAGCTACACGCTGAAGCCGGCACGGATCAGAAACTTGAGCATCGCGAGCAAGGCAATGTCAAATTGAGTGTTTACAAGCGCTATTTCGAGGCTTCTAGCAAGCTTGGCGTGCTCGCTTATATCCTTTGCATGATCGCGCAGCAAGGATGCTCGATTCGTACGCTTATACTTCACCATCCCGCGAATGTTGCTAATATACGGGACTTTAGTGTCCAACGTCGCTCTGAAGATGTGGGGCAATCATAACCAGGACGCTGGTGGCAACTCGAGCGTCGGCTATTTCCTCGTATTGTACGGCTCGCTGGCTCTCGCATCCGCGCTTTTCTCGTTTGTTGCCTCGGTTTTGCAATGGGTGTTCTGTGCTATCAAGAGCGCTAGGAGTCTTCATGATGCGGTAAGCACCCATTCACTCGATCGGTATTCAATAACTCATTCTAGAAATAGATGCTCCTGGCTGTAGTCCGGGCGCCTCTCTCGTTTTTCGAGCAGACACCCATGGGACGAATTATGAATTTGTTCTCCAGGGATCAGTATGTCATTGACGAGGTATTGGTTCGCGTCCTTGGATCGTTCTTTAGAACTATGCTAGTTGTCTCTGGTAGGCTGGTTGTGCATTCGTCAGATATTAGTTTTGCGACTAATAGTCAACCCTAGGCATTGTTGTGGTAGTCGGAGGAactttcccttggttcctaTTAACTCTCATTCCCCTGGGATATCTCTACCGCCTCATTATGCTCTACTACCTCGCAACATCTCGTGAGCTGTGAGTTTGGCTGGCTCTCCTCTTGACTAGATTCTCACCAAATATTTAGTAAGCGCCTTGATGCGGTGTCCAAATCCCCAATTTTCGCCTGGTTCCAGGAAAGCTTGGGTGGCCTATCTACAATTCGTGCTTTCAGTCAACAAGCTGTTTTTATGGCTCAGAACGAAGCGAAACTAGATCGTAACCAAATGGTCTATCTCCCGGCTGTTTCAGTTAATCGCTGGTTGGGTGAGTGGCTCCATAAGATAAACCTTAATAGCGGTGCTTATGGTCTACATATATAGCTGTTCGCCTCGAACTCCTGGGTTCGCTTATTGTGCTCGCTGCTGCCATCTTCTCCCTCGTCGCGCTCGTTACTACCGGAGTCGATGCTGGACTGGTTGGACTTGTCTTGTCATATGGGTTATCTACAACTCAGAGTTTGAACTGGGTTGTGAGGTCTGCCAGCGAAGTCGAACAAAATCTTGTATCGGTGGAGCGTGTTGTCAAGTAAGTTCTTAACTCTTGTCTTCAAGCAAAGACTTGACCAATTTTTCAAGTTACATCAACTTGGAACCTGAAGCACCACTAGAAATTCCCGATGCAGCACTCCCAGCGGACTGGCCTAGGAACGGTGATATTGAATTCAAGTACGTCCTTCGATGTTTACACAGAATCAACCTCTAACTTGCCAATAATTAAGGCACTATTGCATGCGGTATCGCCCCGAACTGCCTCTTGTTCTCAAAAACCTGACAATGAGCATTGTGGGTATCTGGGTTGTGACCGAATATGTCTATAAACTAACAACGCTGGTAGCGCTCCGGTGAAAACATTGGTGTCGTTGGTCGTACTGGCGCCGGAAAGAGTTCTTTGTTCCTCAGTTTGCTGCGTATTCTGGAGCCTGCTTCAGGGACGATATGTATCGATGGGGTGGACATCACCAAGATTGGGTTACACGACTGTGAGTCTCATTACACTATCGTGGGGGTTTCGAGCTAACCCTTACCCCTTTAGTACGACGAGCAATCAGTATTATTCCCCAAGAGCCTCAGGTATGTAGCTGGGTTTCATGCCTTGGGTAGTTGGTTCTGAAATGTTGGCCGCGTGTAGCTTTTTGAAGGCACTATTAGGGAGAACGTGGATCCAACCGATGAGTACGACGATAACAAGATTTGGGTGGCACTGGAGCATGCACACTTGAAAGAATACGTATTAGCTCAGGGTGGACTGGATGCAATCGTAAAAGAAGGTGGATCCTCGATGAGCAGCGGCCAACGGCAACTTGTCTGCTTTGCCCGTGCCCTTCTTCGAAACGTAAGTGGTTTGATCATACCCATGGAAATAAAGCTCAATTATTATTCAGACCAAAATCCTGATTCTAGACGAAGCTACGTCAGCGGTGGACCTTGAAACCGATAAGGCCATTCAGGAGATCATTCGAGGACCTTTGTTCAAGGGTGTGACTACTCTCACAATTGCGTAAGTATCTCTAGCTTCAATGCGTCTCCCTGCTCTGACAAAAATATCAGGCACCGTTTGCATACTGTCATAGAGTCGGACCGCATACTAGTATTGGAGGCCGGAAGCGTGAGTCCATGTCGTTCCGAGAGAAGAGTTAGATATTGATGGTCATGAATCCTCAGGTTGCCGAACTGGACACGCCCGAGGTGTTGCTGAAGAACGAGGTATGCCATTCCCACTTAAGATGTTGCACAGCACTGACCTTGGGGATAGTCTTCTTTGTTTTACGGATTGGCTGCAGAAGCAGGTCTGCTCTCAAAATCCACTTGATCCCTGTTCATATACGGGACATATTACTGCGATTCTTCGGGTACCTAAACTTAATTACGGCCATTGACGGGAGAAATCTTTAATAGCATAGATTTTTAATACAATACGTAACCGATACAGCACCTCGCGTAAGAGACGTTTAAGATAGCTCAAAGGTACAGGGTGGATGAGCAAGTTGTAAGTAAGTGGGTATGACAAGAAATGATCAAGCCTGAGGGGTAAATCGATATCGAGGTCATGTTCGTTGGACAATATCGTGCCAGGCATATCCTCAAGAGCTAGTTCTGATGTTTGAGAGATGTGTAGCTCACCTTCGCTCACTACATTGATAATACCGACCGTACAACCTTGATCTGCCTCCAAATATTCAAATTCGGTACTTACCAGGATATCATCCTCGTATGCATATACTCATACCCGCCTTAGTCTCGATTCACCTCTGGCTAATTCATATTTACTCTGCATCGGGACATAACTGAAGACTATTTTATTTAATTATAAGATTATTCCTATGGATCCAATTTATAACGAGGTGTAAATTTTGCACCATATCTTATAACGCCGCACCAAAATCTCAATCAGATCATATTCGACGGACTTTCTCTACATTGTGAATCAGAACATTGAAGAACGCTACGatcattccaatcaatctacGCCATTACCTCCATGAGTCATTAAGCGTTGAAGTGCCAGAAGAAGGGGCAGTAGCAATACGGTTGGGATCTGATTCCCACACCACCTGTTTGCATCATTTCAGTTGGTTGATTCTATTTCATCACAATAAGACTTACCGAGCTGTTCGAGGTTTTACGAATATACTTGTAGGAGAAAGAGGTTCCTCCTATCATATCCACACTCGTAGACCATACAGGATAGGAGGCCGAGGACATGGGGATCTGTACAGCGGGAATTAAATAAAGTAATGAAAACTGCTTTTTAGTCAGGGACCACTCACTGAGCTACCGGGTGTCCAAGCGCCAAGCTGTGAGGTACTTCCGACCAAGAAAATATTCTGATTGAAGTTAGGTTAAGGGAAAGGCTACCTCTATTCTCGGAGCCTCCCACTCACATCACCATAAACCGTCTCCGCGTTCACTCGGAAAGCTACCGTCACGGAAGCTCCACCCACGGTAGCCCCGGTGAAAAGTGCAACTGCAGATTTTGCGGGAATAGTAGTAGTGAATGTTCCACCTGAAATCGTATATCTATTTCCAGAAATATTAGCTTATTTATTCTGAAAATGAGAGATATTTGTGACGTACTGCGATCCCGTACATTTGCCACCACTCGCCCCTCCAGAAATCATATCACAGTAAGTATTTGCGGTGAGGGGTGTAGTGAATGTCTTTGTCCAGGACGAATCGGCATTGTTGATTACTACGAATCCGCTCGATCCTGCGGGGTCAATATCAGATATATTAAGCTTGGAGCAGGAGTAGTACTAGAATCAACCCACCACGTCCAAAGGCTATTTGTTGATTGGTGCCAATAACCCAATTATTGACACTTCCAGTCACTCCATTGTACCACTTGACCATTCCAGTGATGGCAGCCCACCGGTGCTGGCATTGCCAACCATTCGCACCCCCAGAATCAGAGCAAGAGCCAACTCCGTTTGATGGGCCGCCCGCATCGTTGTCCGAGAATGTGTAGGATGATAAGATAGTCGGAGTTCCATATGGGTAGGCACTATATGCCATATGGAGTCAGTAGGTGTATGCATATTTGCCCTCAGTGGAAGATTAACTGACAGCATGAAGACGTGTGCAAGTGTATATATAGATCCCGACTTGTAGTTGAGCGAAGCACCATCTGTCCGCTCGGTGTCGTGGTTTGAGATAAATACATTGGCTTTGTTGGAAGGAATCCACCCTATGTTATCCCTATAGTGAGTACTACCTCATGAAAAAACGCAAGTGCATTAGCTGACCTCGATTCTCAATTCCATTCAATCCTGAAATGCCACCTTTCTGGAATGCATCTCTGAGCGTGGATGTATAACGGAATTCCTGAACATCACCGTTTCCGGTGTACTCTGACGGTAAGATCGGCTCTCCACTTCCGAATATTACCTAGAGTTGTATAAGTAAGTATCTTAATTTGCTTTTATTGTAAAACTGACCTCTTGTGTGACATACGGCTTAGAGCTCAATCGACCAAGGATGTTGGCAATATCGCCAGCAGGAATGTCTACAGAGCGTAGTCGGTTGTGAGTGGATAATATTAAGGGCCTGTTCATCACTCACGCTTTGCGGCATCAAGCCGGAATCCTACTACACCCAGTGACAATAGATCGTTGGCATAGGCTGCAAGTCGACTGCGGACATATTCTGTCTCAGTTGCCAGGCTTTGTTGACAAACTTATATTAGTGGTGATACCACGATTGTGAAAAGTGTACAAACTCGGCCAAATTATTGAATACTTCGCATGTCTGAACTTCAATACGACTATTGTAATTCACGATGTCATCCCCTGGTTCTAGGCCACAGTGATGAAAATCCTGATTCTGATAGATACCAGGATAGTTGTAGTGGGCTATCCATGGTGTTAAGATCAGTATAAGCATTTTGACTTAAATTCCCTGGCTCACTGAATGCTACACAATTGGAGTCAGgagtatatatacatatggCATCAAACCCACTTACTAGAGCCCGCCACACCAGTTCCGCTCTCCATGCCGGTCATGTGGTTGAATAGGGTGTCTGTAATCACCCCAACTCCGGTATTCTAATACCCGATCGTTAAGCTATTAAATTCAACCGATCTACCATCCAGACGTTACCTTGCATGTAGCCACCATTTTCTGGATGATGATCATATGAGTCAACTTGACTTTTCCTGACCTTGGGAAACTGACCTGAAACTGGCTTCTATTACCCCGCTTGGAGGTTAGTGTGTATGACACTGGTTGGTAATCGGTCCACCACTGTGAGCCGACGACATGTTCCGAAGGCGGAGAGACCTAGACACTGTCTCAGTAGACATAATCAGCAAGAGAAACGAGGGTTTACTTGAACGAAACCATATCCAGCTGGGCCGATGAAGTTGGTACACTCTGTTGCTATGCTATCCCAATTCCACTCAAACATTTGAATGATTACAGCTGAAGCCAAAAAAATGAGATGCAGAATTATGAATGTAAGGTAGTCTCACCTCTAGAGCTGCTGGGTGCCCGAGAATAGATACTGGCCGGTACAGCTACAACTGCCGCGACCGTGGATGCAAAGGATGTTAGACGATACAGCATTCTGTTGAATGCTTTTGCGATGAGTAAATCAACAGTCGATGGGTTATATTTATACAACTGCGAATGTCTCAGGCCAACTCAATTAGTTCTTGGAAGATTCTACGCGTAAATAGCCTATAGGCGAGCGCGCTTCGTTCGGGCAACAAGGCCACATATACTATCATGTGAAGGCGATAGAAGATTCTCATCAGCGAGCGCTGAGCTCGGTACCCATATATAGCGCATTGCTGAGCTTCGTAACTATTTGAGAAGCAATCTCAAGGAATGGCTAAGGAATGGTTACCACGCAGTCCGTGTTAGTTATACTTCATTTGTAATCTATCTTATACACGTATGTCTGTACCTTAATCAGAAACGTTTAATAGCCTGGAATGTTTTGTGCCAAAGCTGAGATTTAGCATAGAGTAGTTACAAGTGAAGGAGGGCTACACATTGGAATAACGCAGGTTGATCGATTAACCGAATTCAGGGTCAGAACAATTTACTCCTTGATCTGGAGACTAATCGAGTAATAATAACGCACCAATGAGGACCAACCTGATCGCATTACTTCATTAGGAAATAATTGTCGGGTAGACCGCCATATTGATGCATATTAAAATTGTGCCTACAAATTATCGGCTAAATTAGCATGATTGCCTCAGTATTAAGCGGGAAAGCCAGAATATGCCGTAACGTAACTAACAAATAGGCTAGAATCGGACCTGCTTTTCAAACTATCAAATGGCTATTACTAGTAGTTCTATATAAGTATGAATATTGAGCAGGTGTTGATCAATTACTAGGACCAGAACCATAACATAGACGATCATGGTCGTGACCATGGTACACTTCAAGCATTCCCACAAACCTTCAATTTGCGATTTATTTGGTCACCTCATTAACATTCACCCGGCCCGACCTCGATCGGCTCGACCTTCTGCACCTACAACACTTTATCATACAGCTTTAGATAAATATGTGGCCGTGGGATGACGTCCAGTAAGCAATATGATTCGGATAGGCCATCACGGCCGGAGCTTAGGCTGACCATGTATGCCTGGCGCGCTGAGAGTGGATGAATAGCGATGATATTCTGACAATTACTGTATTGAAATTAAATACAGGTATGAGAAGTAGCTCAGCTTTGCCCTGCAGGTATCATCAAGGTGGTGTTGGGTGGTAGGTTGGACATAAGTTACTCTAGAGACCAAACCCACACTATGgcgtgataagatcttgaaaatcagtatatcagtaaaagacatcttttttcagtataattcgacctgaaaattacaacgtcagtatgctttcctcagtacaaatcagaccaagagagaattgatatttaaagttagcatatattggccttgatttcagttcaattcctacttaaatacacattcttattttcagtattttaaccttgtacagtgggcCATTTGAATAGTTAGGCCACGGGAACGCATGTCTTGCGTTGGTTAGTCACGGATACGAGTGATCGCTGGTCAGGGGAATATTGTGCTATAGTCGTTTCGAACTCATTGGCCATGGCCGGATTATATGATGATCATACAACAAATATAATGCATCCATCGGAGGTTGACTGAGGCCCATGAAGGGAAGAAGTTCGATTGAGCCTGCGTCGTGCCACATCCGCCCAGCCAGAAAATGAGACGTCTGTTCAATTTCGTATGGATCTATCACTGACAGAATTACCCGGGTTCTAACGTGACTATGACTCAACCTGCACTCTCGGGGTGCTTTCCAGCTGGCACAAGTTCATGCGGAGCTGATTGGGCGAGGTCCCAGTCACAACTGAAGTTCAACGAAAGCTCTGCGATTATGGGACGGTGAGGTGGGTCCAGGAAAGAGATGAATAGGCTGGGTTACCGTATGATTTGTTGGAATATCGTGTATTCGGCGTCTATTCTACATGTACTGTACAGGACCGGAAGATATCTTCCGATGACTCCCCCCCCGTGTACTTAAAGATTTTGTCCTACTTTGAATACGATTGCCCCTCCGCGTGGACTACTTTGTGTGTCTTTCAAAATGATTTACTACCGCTGGGATATCTGTATGATCCTCTTTGGGAGCTATTCTGGGGAAACGGCCGAGCTCGCACGGTGCCATCAACACGCAGTGGCCTCTCCAGAATACGCATTGCGCACGAGGTACGAGCCACCCTCCAAAAAACCTGGTGTGGATCTCTTTATTGTTCTCAGCAAATACCTTTCTAACACTTTTCATGGCAAATCACATACGGATGTGCCTTATTCATGCATTAATTAATGACATAGTTCTCATATAATTTAAGTTCTTACTTACTGTTCTGAGAGCGCCCACCATGCTTTCTTAATGTTAGCCGCAGTGGGAAACTCAGCTTCTGATGAGGTTGGTTCAATGGAATTCAAAGGGGGTATCAGACTTGCGTAGTAGCCTGCTGTGGGCACCATTCCCTTTAATAACTTTGTTCGTTCATATATACATGTCTGCTTATATTTATTCCTTTTACGTTCACAAGGTCTGAGTGTTGTGTCTATGTGTGGTTCATCCAAAATCTTGGTAGACCTATCCTGAGAGTCTTACTTAGCCTATTCCACTTGGCGAGAGTATATGCATGACAGCGTGTCAATCCATATCATTCGTTATACACTAAATACATGCATACTGCCCAATTATAGACCACAGCCATAGACAAAATTCAACGCGAGAGTGAAAAGTTTTTCCAAAATACTTCTATCGACTTTCTTCATCTAACTGGGCATTCATGCTGATGCCCGATTTGATCTAGCCATAGCCCGCAACATTGGCCCATACTTATAGAATAAGAATGGCGAAGGACATCCAATCACCAATGCGACCAAGGCCAACACACTGTTCCCCCAGCCTAACTTGCGGTCAGCGCTTATTTTGCATTTTTATCAACTGCTGTCACTTACCAACTCCTAGTGTGGTGAACATTTTAGCTAAACAGGAACGATAGATATTAGATCAGATGTCTCGTTACATCAAGCGCACTTACTTGAAAATAGAGGAAAGGCGAACCCCGCGATTGACCTGAACGATGACACTGCTGCCACTGCACTTGCAGCATGAAGTCCATAAGTGTCGACCTATTTCAATTGGTTGGCGAGATTTTTGCAGGATGTGCGATACTACGTACAATGTATGTCTGTATGCACAGGAAACTAGCAATTATACCTGCGCGCGACGATATCAGAGCCAATCTCTGAAATTACAGAATCCGCAAAACCTCACCAGTACAATATATGAACACCCCAATATCGGGTGCGAGCCAGAAGATGCGATACTAGAAATGATGTAAGAACCACGATGGGGATCGGGCCTTTGAGTAGACTTGCCTCTGCCGTCCAACCGTAAAGCAACAATCCTGCCGGTAGCATGAGTGATCCAACGACAAGCAAGGGAAGCCGCATTTCAGGTGTAGGAACACCGTCATTTTGAGCCTTTAAGTGTCTATATATGCGATCTAACGCTCGGGCGCCTAGTTGTGCTCCCGCCTGGTACCCACACGTGAGGAATCTGTTATGCGATTCATAGTACGGAAACTTACCGTAAAACCGGCACCCATAAACAAATAATTTAACCCTGCAATACCAACGCTCTCGCCGTATCGTTGCGTCCAAATGGAGGCAAAAGCTAAATCATCCAATTAAAATCCGCTGTATGGTCTCCAAG
Proteins encoded:
- a CDS encoding alpha-amylase yields the protein MLYRLTSFASTVAAVVAVPASIYSRAPSSSRAVIIQMFEWNWDSIATECTNFIGPAGYGFVQVSPPSEHVVGSQWWTDYQPVSYTLTSKRGNRSQFQKMVATCKNTGVGVITDTLFNHMTGMESGTGVAGSTFTHYNYPGIYQNQDFHHCGLEPGDDIVNYNSRIEVQTCEVFNNLADLATETEYVRSRLAAYANDLLSLGVVGFRLDAAKHIPAGDIANILGRLSSKPYVTQEVIFGSGEPILPSEYTGNGDVQEFRYTSTLRDAFQKGGISGLNGIENRGWIPSNKANVFISNHDTERTDGASLNYKSGSIYTLAHVFMLAYPYGTPTILSSYTFSDNDAGGPSNGVGSCSDSGGANGWQCQHRWAAITGMVKWYNGVTGSVNNWVIGTNQQIAFGRGSSGFVVINNADSSWTKTFTTPLTANTYCDMISGGASGGKCTGSQYTISGGTFTTTIPAKSAVALFTGATVGGASVTVAFRVNAETVYGDNIFLVGSTSQLGAWTPGSSIPMSSASYPVWSTSVDMIGGTSFSYKYIRKTSNSSVVWESDPNRIATAPSSGTSTLNDSWR
- a CDS encoding ABC transporter transmembrane region, producing the protein MAQLVLTPADKGEVDWICLDQEGLGPVSHLRELDFTPCFEQLSGSGMLVIFGLVAGARCAQLVRRQERHETSEGARLLWAKLLVGALPLVGLSSAHLILTVIQHHGSVISAPVIDAVVTLISSLFVGVLTYYNHTRTRRSSTILLTLWPFYLLEQAVAIRTQVLLHRSPSALFAIQCALLGVGVVSWTLECFCPDRVKQDPDAEPEDKELPYERANVYSRLTFGWMTPLMKLGYSRFISEKDMSALSPTDTAHSLSDRLQQQWSKQLESKSPSLWGALTRAYGGQYAIAAVIKVVRDILSFAEPQLLRFLLAFIAQYQAGKTESSFVGWAIAAAMFVLSVVQTAMLHQYFQICFVTGMRVRAGLVTAIYNKALAQAPDSQGARGDVVNLMSVDATRLQDLCTYGLIALSGPLQASCRVAGLITLAFVSLYNLLGWPAFVGVAIMIVSLPLNTFIARVLKNMQSEQMKNRDKRTRLMSELLNNIKSIKLYAWEDSFIRRVLTVRNEQELKMLRKIGVTTAVSTTLWAGIPLLVAFGSFATAAYTGERPLTADVIFPCIALFNLLQFPLAMFASITSQLVEAAVAVTRIRKFLLSEELQNDARIVDLREVAEGDTVLEVKGADFKWSRTAEVPTLEQIDLTVRKGELIGVLGRVGSGKTSLLSAVVGEMIREDGVVKINGRIAYAPQNPWIMNATIRENILFSHRYDEEFYNLVLDACALRPDLALFNDGDLTEVGEKGITLSGGQRARISLARTVYARADLYLLDDPLAAVDAHVARHVFDRVIGPNGLLAGKARLHVTNSVAYLDQHDSIMMIRRGIILETGTYTEIVADPSKELAKLIANHKKGNSSAGASRAQSGTATPVNPPDELQQSTSASGTTLAASIPTPTKEKAFAKSQRRPSVLSIRSQQRLRAQLHAEAGTDQKLEHREQGNVKLSVYKRYFEASSKLGVLAYILCMIAQQGCSILSNVALKMWGNHNQDAGGNSSVGYFLVLYGSLALASALFSFVASVLQWVFCAIKSARSLHDAMLLAVVRAPLSFFEQTPMGRIMNLFSRDQYVIDEVLVRVLGSFFRTMLVVSGIVVVVGGTFPWFLLTLIPLGYLYRLIMLYYLATSRELKRLDAVSKSPIFAWFQESLGGLSTIRAFSQQAVFMAQNEAKLDRNQMVYLPAVSVNRWLAVRLELLGSLIVLAAAIFSLVALVTTGVDAGLVGLVLSYGLSTTQSLNWVVRSASEVEQNLVSVERVVNYINLEPEAPLEIPDAALPADWPRNGDIEFKHYCMRYRPELPLVLKNLTMSIRSGENIGVVGRTGAGKSSLFLSLLRILEPASGTICIDGVDITKIGLHDLRRAISIIPQEPQLFEGTIRENVDPTDEYDDNKIWVALEHAHLKEYVLAQGGLDAIVKEGGSSMSSGQRQLVCFARALLRNTKILILDEATSAVDLETDKAIQEIIRGPLFKGVTTLTIAHRLHTVIESDRILVLEAGSVAELDTPEVLLKNESSLFYGLAAEAGLLSKST